One genomic window of Ctenopharyngodon idella isolate HZGC_01 chromosome 18, HZGC01, whole genome shotgun sequence includes the following:
- the ubl7b gene encoding ubiquitin-like protein 7b has translation MESSAWHLSLKLSDKPKAKFRFPDTEPGDVHPGGYQVSSLKQLISAQLSDSLPDPELIDFVHCGCVLKDDLTLDSYGIKSGSTLHIIKKTWPEPEVKPEPVNRSAAAREFRMLQAGLHSNGAYREAVFKMLANKESLEQIIAASPGLSSDPVALGVLQDKDLFVQFTDPSLLDMLIRSHPALVNAIILVLHSVTSSMSSQSGGSSSRNVSASSYSEMPGGFLFDGMSDDDEDFQSHGNRARHQRPFGASRPMTLGHSGATGPRPITQSELASALALASTPEGSAGPPTQSAPEMSSGGPSVASGAPVNSSLLSQALQQALQASGVSSLQGRWQTQMQQLRDMGIQDENLALRALTATNGDLQAALEIIFAGGL, from the exons ATGGAGAGTTCAGCGTGGCATCTCTCCCTGAAACTCAGCGACAAACCCAAGGCGAAGTTCCGGTTTCCAGACACCGAACCTGGAGACGTCCATCCGGGAGGATACCAGGTGTCGAGTCTCAAACAGCTGATCTCAGCGCAGTTATCAGACTCGCTGCCAGACCCTGAGCTCATAG ACTTTGTGCACTGTGGCTGTGTGCTGAAGGATGACCTCACGTTAGACTCCTACGGGATCAAGTCTGGATCAACACTGCACATCATTAAGAAGACGTGGCCGGAGCCGGAGGTCAAGCCTG AGCCGGTGAACAGGTCTGCTGCCGCCAGAGAGTTCCGGATGCTTCAGGCCGGGCTGCACTCCAACGGAGCGTACAGAGAAGCG GTGTTTAAGATGCTGGCTAATAAAGAGTCACTGGAGCAGATTATCGCCGCCTCACCTGGACTCAGTTCAGACCCTGTCGCTTTAG GTGTGCTTCAGGATAAAGATCTGTTCGTTCAGTTTACAGACCCAAGCCTGCTGGACAT GTTGATCCGATCTCACCCGGCATTGGTCAACGCTATCATCCTGGTCCTGCACTCGGTGACCAGCAGCATGTCCAGCCAATCCGGCGGCAGCTCGTCCCGCAACGTGTCGGCCAGTTCTTACAGTGAAATGCCAG GAGGTTTTCTGTTCGACGGCATGTCAGACGATGATGAGGATTTCCaatct CATGGAAACAGAGCTAGACACCAGAGACCGTTTGGAGCATCCAGACCGATGACTCTGGGTCACAGCGGAGCCACAGGGCCACGTCCCATCACCCAGAGTGAGCTCGCGTCCGCCCTGGCTTTAGCCAGCACCCCAGAGGGCAGTGCAGGCCCGCCGACACAGAGCGCTCCG GAGATGTCTTCTGGTGGGCCGTCAGTAGCGTCAGGCGCTCCGGTCAACAGCAGTCTGCTCAGTCAGGCTCTGCAGCAAGCCCTACAGGCCTCTGGCGTGAGCTCGCTTCAG GGCCGCTGGCAGACGCAGATGCAGCAGTTGAGGGATATGGGCATCCAGGACGAGAATCTGGCTCTGCGTGCGTTAACAGCCACAAACGGAGATCTGCAGGCCGCGCTAGAGATCATCTTTGCTGGAGGACTTTAA